A single window of Chloracidobacterium thermophilum B DNA harbors:
- a CDS encoding DUF4388 domain-containing protein gives MGTSMKGTLSLINFADIIRDLHLTRRTGLLRLTRDRELRAVFVEQGDLVFALSNLPHERLGDFLLARDLITREQYEAAVQKPNAKQRFGQVLVEMGVMSREAVETHARQHLTEIILAAFEWERGEFVFEEGTRAAHDVKLNLLTPNLILMGVRRMTNDEAVRRALGPTTQFIELSPDAITQLQRATLDGTEGFVLSRITGRMTIDELVLISGVPEATILRVVYGLLCAGILVGSHPRPTMANPQPAAPAAPPPATPQPVATPPTPHSIPEPEAVKPDEARFELQMFREFLSLKTTTYYDMLNVGPTASDSEIKRSYYQMAKKYHPDRYRPLGMPDVLESAEWIFARISEAYEKLRDPDVRRRYDEFIGLIPENTVQTEAKVASVTAPSPPSAPPVSKPAVGTQTGQIPTPPIPPVGAGTTGSLASSTQPVGSRTGSSSQGLGRQTGAATTGSVSAPAETAAETAARSYEMACAAIERKDFITAITYLREAVRLAPEVIRYRSRLASLCMQNPKLRKEAEDQLLAILKIDGTYVDAHLALGHMYHQAGMEKSARKQFEAALAIQPDNAVAKQMLSLLKSETEAKAAPVPPKLPTKPQTPAAKSPAKTEKPEEPKKSLLQQDVGELFGKLFKR, from the coding sequence TTGGGTACTTCCATGAAGGGCACGCTTTCACTTATCAACTTCGCCGACATTATCCGTGACTTACATCTGACACGGCGGACGGGCCTGCTGCGCCTGACCCGCGACCGTGAGCTGCGCGCCGTCTTTGTGGAGCAGGGTGATCTGGTGTTTGCCCTCTCCAATCTGCCGCACGAACGGCTTGGCGACTTTCTGCTGGCGCGCGACCTCATCACCCGCGAGCAGTATGAAGCGGCCGTCCAGAAGCCCAATGCCAAACAGCGCTTTGGGCAGGTGCTGGTCGAAATGGGCGTCATGTCCCGTGAGGCCGTGGAGACCCATGCGCGCCAGCACCTCACCGAAATCATCCTGGCCGCCTTCGAGTGGGAGCGTGGCGAGTTTGTCTTCGAGGAGGGCACGCGCGCAGCCCACGATGTCAAGCTCAATTTGCTGACTCCCAATCTCATCCTGATGGGCGTCCGCCGTATGACCAATGATGAGGCCGTACGGCGCGCGCTTGGGCCAACCACGCAGTTCATTGAGTTGTCGCCCGATGCCATAACCCAGCTTCAGCGCGCAACGCTCGATGGTACGGAAGGCTTTGTCCTGTCACGGATAACCGGACGGATGACAATTGACGAGCTGGTGCTGATCAGTGGCGTCCCGGAGGCAACCATCCTGCGGGTCGTGTATGGCCTGCTGTGTGCCGGTATTCTCGTGGGAAGTCATCCCCGCCCAACCATGGCCAATCCCCAACCGGCAGCTCCGGCTGCGCCGCCACCAGCAACACCGCAGCCCGTGGCGACACCGCCCACCCCGCACAGCATCCCGGAGCCGGAAGCTGTCAAGCCTGATGAAGCCCGCTTCGAGCTTCAGATGTTTCGTGAGTTTCTGTCCCTCAAAACCACGACCTACTACGACATGCTCAACGTGGGGCCGACGGCGAGTGATTCCGAAATCAAGCGTTCGTACTACCAGATGGCGAAAAAGTACCATCCCGACCGCTACCGGCCGTTGGGGATGCCGGATGTCCTGGAAAGCGCCGAATGGATTTTTGCCCGCATCAGTGAAGCCTACGAAAAGCTGCGCGACCCGGATGTCCGGCGACGGTATGATGAGTTCATTGGGTTGATTCCAGAAAATACGGTACAGACCGAAGCCAAAGTCGCTTCGGTCACAGCGCCCAGTCCGCCCTCCGCGCCACCGGTCAGTAAACCCGCGGTCGGCACCCAGACAGGGCAGATACCCACGCCGCCAATCCCACCGGTCGGCGCTGGCACAACTGGCTCACTCGCCTCTTCCACACAACCTGTTGGCAGCCGAACCGGGTCTTCCAGCCAGGGGTTGGGACGGCAGACCGGGGCGGCAACCACCGGCTCTGTGTCGGCGCCAGCCGAGACGGCGGCTGAAACGGCTGCGCGAAGCTATGAGATGGCCTGTGCGGCTATTGAGCGCAAGGATTTCATTACAGCCATAACCTACCTGCGCGAAGCCGTGCGCCTGGCACCGGAGGTCATCCGCTATCGCTCGCGCCTGGCGTCGCTGTGTATGCAGAATCCGAAGCTGCGCAAGGAAGCCGAAGATCAGCTTCTGGCTATCCTCAAAATTGATGGGACTTACGTGGACGCGCACCTGGCACTGGGGCACATGTACCATCAGGCCGGCATGGAAAAGTCGGCGCGCAAGCAGTTTGAGGCGGCGTTGGCCATCCAGCCGGACAATGCGGTGGCCAAACAGATGTTGTCTCTGCTGAAGTCAGAAACCGAAGCCAAAGCCGCGCCGGTGCCTCCCAAACTGCCCACCAAGCCGCAGACACCAGCGGCGAAGTCCCCGGCAAAGACGGAAAAACCCGAAGAACCCAAGAAAAGTCTGCTACAGCAGGATGTCGGTGAGCTGTTTGGCAAGCTCTTCAAGCGTTGA
- a CDS encoding sugar phosphate nucleotidyltransferase encodes MKAMLLAAGFGTRLFPLTLDRPKPALPVLGRPLIAYGVDYLTRFGCRDLVVNLHYRGEAIVAVLGDGASFGCRIAYSHESDEILGTGGALDHARPLLNPTETFVVMNGKLITTIDLQAALATHRRQQALATLILKPNRRRERFSVVEVDNTGAIRGFAPPPDAAVPDPPPLFFTGIQILEPEIFDYIPRARFSHTTTDVYPRAIADGQRVVAHVAGPDEDWYEFSTLERYLDLSCQLAGHPQAVIRGQNCQVAADARLVRTILWNHVTIGAKVELHEVIVGDGVTIPEATTLSRAAVVRADRLEVSERARAIAEGRGRQVGENFIVHF; translated from the coding sequence ATGAAAGCCATGCTCCTGGCCGCCGGGTTCGGGACACGGCTTTTCCCACTCACGCTGGACCGTCCCAAACCGGCCCTCCCCGTACTGGGCCGCCCGCTCATTGCCTATGGCGTGGACTACCTCACCCGCTTTGGCTGCCGTGACCTCGTGGTAAATCTGCACTACCGGGGGGAAGCCATTGTGGCCGTCCTGGGGGATGGTGCGTCCTTTGGATGCCGCATTGCCTACAGCCACGAGTCGGATGAGATTCTGGGGACGGGCGGTGCGCTCGACCACGCCAGGCCGCTCCTCAATCCAACGGAAACCTTTGTGGTCATGAACGGCAAGCTCATCACCACGATTGATCTTCAGGCGGCGCTGGCGACGCACCGCCGCCAGCAGGCACTGGCAACATTGATTCTCAAGCCAAACCGGCGGCGGGAGCGGTTCAGTGTGGTCGAAGTGGATAACACAGGAGCCATCCGGGGCTTTGCGCCGCCGCCAGATGCCGCTGTGCCTGATCCGCCGCCGTTGTTTTTCACGGGCATTCAGATTCTGGAACCGGAGATTTTTGACTACATCCCACGCGCCCGGTTCTCACACACAACAACCGACGTTTATCCCCGCGCCATTGCTGATGGGCAGCGCGTTGTTGCCCACGTGGCAGGGCCGGATGAAGACTGGTACGAGTTCAGCACTCTGGAGCGATACCTTGACCTGTCCTGTCAACTGGCAGGCCATCCGCAGGCGGTCATTCGCGGCCAGAATTGCCAGGTGGCGGCTGATGCCCGTCTGGTGCGCACCATTCTCTGGAACCACGTCACCATCGGCGCTAAGGTGGAGTTGCACGAAGTCATCGTCGGAGACGGTGTGACCATCCCGGAAGCAACGACACTGTCGCGGGCCGCTGTCGTGCGGGCCGATCGGCTGGAGGTGTCGGAACGGGCGCGCGCCATTGCCGAGGGCAGGGGAAGGCAGGTTGGGGAAAACTTCATTGTCCATTTTTGA
- a CDS encoding glycoside hydrolase family 10 protein: protein MRRREFLQHLALSCGGVLCPAGTGVGEPVLRCLDGWADAPETLDRDIPRVPREFRGVWVATVENIDFPSSRRLTPEEQQAELRAIFDLAQALGFNAVIFQVRPMCDALYASPYEPWSEYLCGVMGRPPVPFYDPLAYAIEMAHARGMELHAWFNPFRALHRARQGGVDPQHIARRRPDLAKPYGRYHWLDPGEPEARAHSCRVILDVVERYDIDAVHFDDYFYPYKERLVSGYLIPFPDDDSWARYGQGKTWRARDDWRRHNINQFLGEVAAGIRRLKPHVKFGISPFGIWQPDHPPGIQGLNSYVELCSDSRRWLTEGLVDYLAPQLYWPIERERQSYLRLLEWWLAQNRQRRHVWPGSAAFKVADGTPRAVPAQEITAQVRLSRRLNRQGGNIHFSFRVFRHNRGGLSDLLQQEVYSVPALVPASPWLDATVLPAPHLEVGTTATLRRPVAVWQTDDSRPVARWCIAIQTGETWELQIQPAAQRQVALPESARAVAVWPVSRSGVEGRRAILWRA from the coding sequence ATGAGACGCCGTGAGTTTCTCCAGCATCTTGCGCTCAGTTGTGGTGGGGTCTTGTGTCCGGCGGGAACTGGCGTAGGGGAACCTGTACTGCGCTGTTTGGATGGGTGGGCTGACGCGCCTGAAACACTGGACCGGGACATTCCGCGCGTTCCCCGTGAGTTCCGGGGCGTCTGGGTGGCCACGGTCGAAAACATAGACTTTCCTTCGTCGCGCCGCCTCACCCCGGAGGAGCAGCAGGCCGAACTGCGCGCCATATTCGACCTGGCTCAGGCGCTTGGCTTCAATGCCGTGATTTTTCAGGTGCGGCCCATGTGCGATGCGCTCTATGCGAGTCCCTATGAGCCGTGGTCGGAATATCTCTGCGGGGTGATGGGGCGACCGCCAGTGCCGTTTTACGATCCGCTGGCCTACGCCATCGAGATGGCTCACGCACGCGGAATGGAACTGCATGCCTGGTTCAATCCGTTTCGGGCGCTGCACCGGGCGCGACAGGGCGGCGTGGACCCGCAGCACATTGCCCGGCGGCGTCCCGACCTGGCCAAGCCCTACGGGCGCTATCACTGGCTTGATCCCGGCGAGCCGGAAGCCCGCGCCCATTCCTGCCGGGTGATTCTGGATGTCGTTGAACGTTACGACATTGATGCCGTTCACTTCGACGACTACTTCTACCCGTACAAGGAACGGCTGGTATCCGGCTACCTCATTCCTTTTCCCGATGATGACAGTTGGGCGCGCTATGGTCAGGGCAAGACCTGGCGCGCACGGGACGACTGGCGGCGGCATAACATCAACCAATTCCTCGGCGAGGTTGCGGCCGGGATTCGTCGCCTCAAGCCCCACGTCAAGTTTGGCATCAGTCCCTTTGGCATCTGGCAGCCTGATCATCCGCCCGGCATTCAGGGACTGAACTCCTACGTGGAGTTGTGTTCCGACTCCCGCCGGTGGTTGACCGAGGGACTGGTGGATTATCTCGCGCCCCAGCTTTACTGGCCCATTGAGCGTGAGCGGCAGAGTTATCTCCGGTTGCTTGAATGGTGGCTGGCGCAAAATCGCCAGCGCCGGCACGTGTGGCCTGGCAGCGCCGCGTTCAAGGTGGCTGATGGCACGCCGCGCGCTGTTCCGGCGCAGGAAATTACGGCCCAAGTCCGGCTTTCCCGGCGGCTCAATCGGCAGGGCGGCAACATTCACTTCAGCTTTCGGGTGTTCCGGCACAATCGCGGCGGACTGTCAGATTTGCTCCAGCAGGAAGTGTATTCCGTCCCGGCGCTCGTTCCGGCTTCGCCGTGGCTCGATGCGACCGTTCTCCCGGCGCCGCATCTGGAAGTCGGAACAACAGCAACACTCCGTCGTCCGGTGGCGGTGTGGCAGACCGACGACAGCCGGCCGGTGGCCCGCTGGTGTATTGCCATCCAGACCGGTGAAACCTGGGAGTTGCAGATTCAACCCGCCGCACAGCGCCAGGTGGCCTTGCCGGAGTCTGCGCGCGCCGTTGCCGTCTGGCCGGTGAGCCGCAGTGGAGTCGAAGGTCGCCGGGCAATTCTGTGGCGCGCATAG
- a CDS encoding TonB-dependent receptor, with translation MDRPRYMKNIRQLLVAALFVLTGWLATPSLGQVTNGNIRGIVQDATGAVVAGAKVTLTDKQTNKVTTGQSNDSGEFLFVNLPPGLYEVKIEATNFTTLLLTGVRVELNRTTDVLAKLEAGGTTDVVEITATSVGLVQTSSNDLARSYESRQVVELGQTTVPGGIYNLALTSAGVSSSGGLGVGTGGSVGGQRPRNNNFTVDGIDNNDKSVTGPQIYISPEAVAEFTLLTNQFGAEFGRSNGGQFITVTKSGTNAFHGTAYFFLQNRNLNALGVREKEQGITRDTQPRFDYSRYGGNVGGPIVKDRLFFFTQYEGQQTGSSATAGGIIAPTQAGYALLGSIPGLSATNLNILRTYLPPAPTADPSLIGTLVVAGQNIPVGFVAIERPAFSNQRNFVFNLDFVQSERMTHRTRFIFDRIRSIDTGAGLPAFFTSIPVDGRLFSYTNVFAIQPNLTNEFRFSFRRSRNDVPVPDIAYPGLDSFPNIELNDLGVNIGPNGVAPQFGIENNYQLIENVTWTVGNHTLKFGIDTRRLIAPQSFVQRQRGDYFYLRTESFLRDLSPEFGERTVGVSPYYGNQWLFFGFAQDSWRIRPELTFNYGFRYSYQQVPFTARLQRLNSAASVPGLISFNSPAEQTTNFAPVIGLAYAPDFSSGLMNRIFGNPGASSIRAGFSMGYDIIFDNLYILSLPPQFNQTRNVEDPGVPGFLAGGGLPPTPAPVTGTPAELRAITSSWIPDQKVPYSITWTLGIQRQFLKDWAAEVRYVGTRGVHLLTQNRINRQPRVTPQNSLPTFLSNPTPAQLAGLPTLSQVIAARSNFVPAFAAAGFNAGNLVAFLSNGNSTYHGLQLQVQKRLTQNYSVNLAYTFSKLIDDTTAELFSTVLSSRRVQDFQNLRAERSLSLLDSTHRLAITANYDVPFFLNSPNPWLRSLLGGFSISGTYSYETGKPFTARSGVDSNLNGDNAGDRTILNPNGQRGTGSGVRAVNAAGNTVPLGNPATVAYVALNPNAQYIVAGPGALATAGRNTLRVPAINNFDIFVRKNFRITEGIRAQFRADFFNAFNHPQFVPGSVNGVNPVSTTGTAVNRFTIASDSFFNRPRATFGSNPRFIQLAVRIDF, from the coding sequence ATGGATAGGCCTCGTTACATGAAGAACATCCGGCAACTTCTGGTTGCCGCGCTTTTCGTCCTGACCGGCTGGCTGGCAACACCCAGCCTGGGGCAGGTGACGAATGGGAACATCCGTGGGATTGTTCAGGATGCAACCGGCGCGGTGGTCGCTGGTGCCAAAGTCACCCTGACGGACAAACAAACCAACAAGGTGACCACGGGACAATCAAATGACAGCGGCGAGTTTTTGTTCGTCAACCTGCCGCCCGGACTCTACGAAGTTAAAATCGAAGCGACAAACTTCACAACTTTGCTCCTGACAGGCGTGCGCGTTGAACTCAACCGTACGACTGACGTCCTCGCCAAGCTGGAAGCTGGCGGCACCACGGATGTCGTTGAAATCACCGCGACGAGCGTGGGGCTGGTGCAGACGAGTTCCAACGATCTGGCACGTTCCTATGAATCCCGCCAGGTTGTCGAGCTTGGCCAAACCACTGTCCCCGGGGGCATCTATAACCTGGCGCTGACCTCGGCCGGGGTATCCAGCAGCGGCGGTTTGGGGGTTGGCACCGGCGGTTCCGTCGGCGGGCAGCGCCCCCGGAACAACAACTTCACGGTGGACGGCATTGACAACAACGACAAGTCGGTGACGGGTCCGCAGATTTACATTTCCCCTGAAGCCGTTGCCGAATTCACGCTGCTGACCAATCAGTTTGGCGCTGAGTTTGGCCGGTCGAACGGCGGGCAGTTCATCACCGTCACGAAATCCGGCACGAATGCCTTTCACGGGACGGCCTATTTCTTCCTCCAGAACCGCAACCTCAATGCGCTGGGCGTCCGGGAGAAGGAACAGGGCATCACCCGTGACACCCAGCCGCGCTTTGACTACTCCCGCTATGGCGGGAATGTCGGCGGCCCGATTGTCAAGGACCGGCTGTTTTTCTTCACCCAGTATGAAGGTCAGCAAACGGGCTCATCGGCGACGGCCGGTGGCATCATTGCACCGACCCAGGCCGGCTACGCCCTGCTTGGTAGCATTCCCGGTCTCTCGGCGACCAATCTCAACATCCTGCGCACCTATCTGCCCCCCGCACCCACAGCCGATCCCAGCCTCATCGGGACGCTGGTTGTGGCCGGGCAGAACATTCCCGTTGGATTTGTGGCCATTGAGCGTCCGGCCTTCAGCAACCAGCGCAACTTCGTGTTCAATCTGGATTTTGTTCAGAGCGAGCGGATGACGCACCGGACGCGCTTTATCTTTGACCGCATCCGCAGCATTGACACCGGAGCGGGCCTGCCGGCCTTTTTCACGTCCATTCCGGTAGATGGGCGGTTGTTTTCGTACACCAACGTCTTTGCCATCCAGCCCAACCTGACCAACGAGTTTCGTTTCTCGTTCCGGCGGTCACGAAACGATGTTCCGGTGCCGGATATTGCCTATCCGGGGCTGGATAGTTTCCCCAACATCGAACTCAACGATCTGGGGGTCAACATCGGCCCGAATGGGGTTGCCCCACAGTTTGGGATTGAGAACAACTACCAGCTTATCGAGAACGTGACCTGGACGGTGGGCAACCATACACTCAAGTTTGGCATTGACACCCGGCGGCTGATTGCGCCGCAGTCGTTTGTCCAGCGGCAGCGTGGCGACTACTTCTACTTAAGGACCGAGTCGTTCCTGCGGGACCTGAGTCCTGAGTTTGGTGAGCGCACGGTTGGAGTTTCACCCTACTACGGCAACCAGTGGCTGTTTTTTGGGTTTGCGCAGGATAGCTGGCGGATTCGGCCGGAGCTGACCTTCAACTACGGCTTCCGGTATTCCTACCAGCAGGTGCCGTTTACGGCCCGTTTGCAGCGGCTCAACAGCGCCGCTTCCGTGCCGGGCCTGATTTCGTTCAACTCGCCCGCCGAGCAGACGACCAACTTTGCGCCGGTCATCGGACTGGCTTACGCGCCTGACTTTTCGTCGGGACTGATGAACCGCATCTTCGGGAATCCCGGAGCCAGCTCCATCCGCGCCGGATTTTCGATGGGCTACGACATCATCTTCGACAACCTCTACATCTTGTCGCTGCCGCCCCAGTTCAACCAGACCCGTAACGTGGAAGACCCCGGTGTGCCGGGCTTTCTGGCCGGGGGTGGCCTGCCGCCGACACCGGCACCCGTCACAGGAACTCCGGCGGAGTTGCGCGCCATCACCTCGTCGTGGATTCCCGACCAGAAAGTGCCCTACTCCATTACCTGGACGCTGGGCATTCAGCGCCAGTTCCTCAAGGACTGGGCGGCCGAAGTCCGCTATGTCGGAACCCGTGGCGTTCACCTGCTGACGCAGAACCGCATCAACCGGCAACCACGGGTGACACCGCAGAACTCGCTGCCGACGTTCCTGAGCAACCCGACGCCAGCGCAGTTGGCCGGATTGCCGACATTATCCCAAGTGATTGCGGCCCGGTCGAACTTCGTCCCGGCGTTTGCCGCGGCCGGTTTCAATGCTGGCAACCTGGTGGCGTTTCTCTCCAACGGCAACTCGACCTACCATGGCTTGCAGTTGCAGGTGCAGAAGCGGCTGACGCAAAACTACAGCGTGAACCTGGCCTACACCTTCAGCAAGCTCATTGACGACACGACGGCCGAACTGTTCAGCACCGTGTTGTCCTCGCGCCGGGTGCAGGACTTCCAGAACCTCCGGGCGGAGCGGTCGCTGTCCCTGCTCGACAGCACGCACCGGCTGGCAATTACTGCCAACTACGACGTGCCGTTTTTCCTCAACAGCCCGAATCCGTGGCTGCGGTCCCTGCTGGGTGGCTTCAGCATCTCCGGCACGTACAGCTATGAAACCGGCAAGCCCTTCACGGCCCGCAGTGGTGTGGATTCCAACCTCAACGGCGACAATGCCGGCGACCGTACCATCCTCAACCCGAACGGGCAGCGGGGCACCGGAAGCGGCGTGCGCGCCGTCAATGCGGCTGGAAATACGGTGCCATTGGGCAATCCGGCAACGGTGGCTTACGTGGCGCTCAACCCGAATGCCCAGTACATCGTGGCCGGCCCCGGCGCGCTGGCCACAGCCGGACGCAATACCCTGCGCGTGCCGGCCATCAACAACTTTGACATCTTCGTGCGCAAGAACTTTCGGATTACTGAAGGCATCCGGGCGCAGTTCCGGGCCGATTTCTTCAATGCCTTCAACCATCCGCAATTCGTGCCGGGGTCAGTCAACGGCGTCAATCCGGTGAGCACGACGGGGACGGCCGTCAATCGGTTCACGATTGCTTCGGACAGCTTCTTCAACCGTCCACGGGCGACGTTTGGAAGCAACCCGCGTTTCATCCAGCTTGCGGTGCGGATTGACTTCTGA
- a CDS encoding prolyl oligopeptidase family serine peptidase, translated as MFKRQALRRSLVAGTAMLLWTAPLPLFAQNFSKDMKASASSPIVYPPSKKVEQVDDYHGIKVADPYRWLEDADSPETKAWVEAQNKVTFGFLESIPERARLRERLTQLWNYEKFGVPFREGDRYFFTRNDGLQNQSVLYVGRTPDDPQARVLLDPNTLSADGTVALTNYAVSDDGKLLAYGLATAGSDWNEWRVRNVETGEDLPDRLQWVKFSGASWTKDGRGFFYSRYDEPKEGNLLQSTNYYQKLYYHRVGTPQSADELVYERRDHKEWGFGGYVTDDGRYLGIVVTMGTSPKNLFFYKDLTNPEAKVVELIPDFIADFTPVGNDGTTFYFRTDWEAPRGRLIAIDATRPERANWREIIPQSRDTLEAVRWVGGRFIALYLSDAKTQVRMFDREGKFVQEIALPGIGTAVGFGGKPEATETFYAFTSFTQPTSIYRYDFATGKSTLLRQPKVAFDPGAYVTQQVFYKSKDGTRIPMFIVHRKGLKQDGKNPTLLYGYGGFNISLTPSFSPARIAWLEMGGVLAIPNLRGGGEYGEEWHQAGTKLKKQNVFDDFIAAAEWLIREKYTQPARLAIQGGSNGGLLVGACMTQRPELFGAALPAVGVLDMLRFNKFTIGWAWESDYGSPQNPEEFKALYAYSPLHNLKPGTRYPATLITTADHDDRVVPAHSFKFAAALQAAHKGDAPVLIRIETRAGHGAGKPTSKLIEETADVWAFLVRTFQMTVK; from the coding sequence ATGTTCAAGCGACAGGCGTTGCGACGCTCCCTGGTGGCCGGCACGGCAATGTTGCTCTGGACGGCCCCGCTGCCGCTTTTTGCCCAGAACTTCTCCAAAGATATGAAGGCTTCCGCATCGTCACCCATCGTCTATCCGCCCTCGAAGAAGGTCGAGCAGGTGGATGACTACCACGGCATCAAAGTCGCTGACCCCTACCGCTGGCTGGAAGATGCCGACTCACCGGAGACCAAAGCCTGGGTCGAGGCCCAGAACAAAGTCACCTTTGGTTTTCTGGAGTCCATTCCCGAACGGGCGCGGCTGCGCGAGCGCCTGACCCAGCTCTGGAACTACGAAAAGTTCGGAGTGCCGTTCCGCGAGGGCGACCGCTATTTCTTCACGCGCAACGATGGGCTGCAAAACCAGAGTGTGTTGTACGTCGGCAGGACGCCGGACGATCCACAGGCGCGCGTGCTGCTTGACCCGAACACCCTGTCTGCCGACGGCACGGTGGCGCTGACCAACTATGCCGTCAGCGATGACGGCAAGCTGCTCGCCTACGGTCTGGCCACAGCCGGCTCCGACTGGAACGAATGGCGGGTACGGAATGTCGAAACCGGTGAAGACCTGCCCGACCGTCTCCAGTGGGTCAAGTTCTCCGGCGCATCGTGGACAAAAGACGGCCGGGGCTTTTTCTACAGCCGCTATGACGAGCCGAAGGAAGGGAATCTGCTCCAATCCACGAACTACTACCAGAAACTCTACTACCACCGCGTGGGTACGCCGCAGTCGGCCGATGAACTCGTTTACGAGCGCCGGGACCACAAAGAGTGGGGTTTTGGCGGCTATGTCACCGATGACGGGCGGTATCTGGGCATTGTCGTCACCATGGGGACAAGTCCCAAAAACCTGTTTTTCTACAAGGATTTGACCAACCCGGAAGCGAAGGTGGTCGAGTTGATTCCCGACTTCATCGCCGACTTTACGCCCGTCGGCAACGATGGAACGACCTTTTACTTCCGCACTGACTGGGAAGCCCCACGTGGCCGTCTCATCGCCATTGACGCGACCCGTCCCGAACGGGCGAACTGGCGGGAGATCATTCCCCAGAGCCGGGATACGCTGGAAGCCGTCCGGTGGGTTGGCGGACGCTTCATTGCCCTATATCTGTCGGACGCCAAAACGCAGGTCAGGATGTTTGACCGCGAGGGGAAATTTGTGCAGGAGATTGCGCTGCCAGGCATCGGCACGGCCGTCGGTTTTGGCGGGAAGCCGGAAGCTACCGAGACGTTCTATGCCTTTACGAGCTTCACCCAGCCGACAAGCATCTATCGCTACGATTTCGCCACCGGGAAAAGCACGCTGCTGCGGCAGCCCAAAGTGGCTTTCGATCCGGGCGCTTATGTCACCCAGCAGGTGTTCTACAAGAGCAAGGACGGCACGCGCATCCCGATGTTCATCGTCCACCGCAAGGGCCTCAAGCAGGACGGAAAGAATCCCACCCTGCTGTATGGCTATGGTGGGTTCAACATTTCGCTCACACCGTCATTCTCACCGGCCCGGATTGCCTGGCTGGAAATGGGTGGCGTGCTGGCGATTCCCAACCTGCGCGGGGGTGGCGAGTATGGCGAGGAATGGCATCAGGCCGGCACCAAGCTCAAAAAACAGAACGTGTTTGATGATTTCATCGCGGCCGCCGAGTGGCTGATTCGGGAGAAGTACACCCAGCCGGCGCGGCTGGCGATTCAGGGCGGCAGCAACGGGGGGCTGCTCGTCGGGGCCTGCATGACGCAGCGCCCGGAACTGTTTGGCGCGGCGCTGCCGGCGGTCGGCGTTCTGGACATGCTGCGCTTCAACAAGTTCACGATTGGCTGGGCGTGGGAGTCGGACTACGGCTCACCCCAGAACCCCGAAGAGTTCAAGGCGCTGTATGCCTACTCTCCGCTCCATAATCTGAAGCCCGGAACGCGCTACCCGGCCACGCTCATCACCACAGCGGATCACGATGACCGCGTTGTGCCGGCGCACAGCTTCAAGTTTGCGGCGGCGCTTCAGGCCGCGCACAAAGGCGACGCGCCGGTGCTCATTCGGATTGAGACCAGGGCCGGACACGGTGCTGGCAAGCCCACGTCCAAGCTCATCGAGGAAACGGCCGATGTGTGGGCGTTTCTCGTCAGGACGTTTCAGATGACAGTGAAGTAG
- a CDS encoding lysophospholipid acyltransferase family protein, whose product MSKRRLPDSPMRVVPQVTSGSLNGQPADTPKPKAAAGDNPPSPEKYTSLLKASAGVGIALGIATIGSFLLFRLLNRMKVEGLENIPESHENVLYCPNHSSILDNFALGVGLYIPRMLFRPEYIPINLADRKNFFGDPSSRRFKDRVLRVLGEYFFKNLRTFPVDRRSAGGLEQVDQWVEMLRQNIVIVFPEGTRSRTGEIGRGRAGVGKLIYDARPTVIPVRLMGTDEVLGVGKLIPSFFRTVRIIIGKPLDLSDLLDQPLPEDERARIDFYRAISNRVIEAIRALGDGRPLPMDAQPEAPKLPAEAASEDEAGPV is encoded by the coding sequence ATGTCAAAACGTCGCCTCCCCGATTCGCCTATGCGCGTCGTCCCGCAAGTGACCTCCGGCAGCCTGAATGGGCAACCGGCCGATACGCCGAAACCAAAGGCGGCAGCCGGCGACAATCCACCTTCGCCGGAAAAATACACGTCCCTGCTGAAGGCGAGCGCTGGCGTCGGCATCGCGCTGGGCATTGCCACGATTGGCAGCTTTCTGCTGTTTCGCCTGCTCAACCGGATGAAGGTGGAGGGTCTTGAAAACATCCCGGAATCACACGAAAACGTCCTCTACTGCCCCAACCATTCCTCCATCCTGGACAACTTCGCCCTGGGCGTCGGGCTGTACATCCCGCGCATGCTGTTTCGCCCGGAATACATCCCGATCAATCTCGCCGACCGCAAGAACTTTTTTGGCGATCCGTCCTCACGGCGCTTCAAGGACCGCGTTCTGCGGGTGCTGGGCGAATACTTCTTCAAAAACCTGCGCACTTTCCCGGTTGACCGGCGCAGCGCCGGCGGACTCGAACAGGTCGATCAGTGGGTGGAGATGCTCCGGCAGAACATCGTCATCGTGTTCCCGGAAGGTACGCGGTCACGGACCGGCGAAATCGGCCGCGGCCGCGCTGGCGTCGGCAAACTCATCTACGACGCGCGCCCCACGGTTATTCCGGTACGTCTGATGGGCACCGATGAAGTGCTTGGCGTCGGCAAGCTCATCCCCAGCTTCTTTCGTACAGTGCGTATCATCATTGGCAAGCCGCTCGACTTGAGCGACCTGCTTGATCAACCGCTGCCGGAAGACGAACGGGCGCGGATTGACTTCTACCGTGCAATTTCCAACCGCGTCATTGAAGCCATCCGCGCCTTGGGCGACGGACGCCCGCTGCCGATGGACGCCCAGCCGGAAGCGCCAAAACTTCCCGCCGAGGCAGCCAGCGAAGATGAAGCCGGCCCCGTATGA